Proteins encoded together in one Desulfonatronovibrio magnus window:
- a CDS encoding type II secretion system F family protein — protein sequence MPIFIYKAKSRTGRKIKGDLDAPSLDMAENALKRKGLSDIKVKPKPKDILEGTFLEGGVTSRDMVVFSRQFATMINSGVPILQSLQVMCEQTENNKLRRKLYEIKNDIEGGNSLYDAMSKHRDVFDDLYTNMVDAGETGGVLDVVLDRLAKYIEKAAKLKAKVKSALIYPGVIITVAVAVIAIILIFVIPTFEQMFADFGGALPAPTQIVINLSRFTTENFMYIIASLILFFIAFKLFYRWEKGKILVDNWVLFLPVFGPLLRKVAVARFSRTLSTMISSGVPILSALDIVSRTSGNKTVEIAVQEAKKSIAEGQTLAEPLGETAIFPPMVIHMISIGETTGALDTMLGKIADFYDDEVDVAVDTLTSLLEPIMIVFLGVVVGGLVISMYLPIFQIADVVA from the coding sequence ATGCCAATATTTATCTACAAAGCCAAAAGCAGAACAGGCAGAAAGATCAAGGGCGATCTGGATGCTCCCAGCCTGGACATGGCTGAAAATGCCCTGAAGCGCAAGGGATTGTCGGACATAAAAGTCAAACCCAAACCCAAGGATATACTTGAGGGAACTTTTCTTGAAGGCGGAGTCACTTCCAGGGATATGGTCGTCTTCAGCAGACAGTTTGCCACTATGATCAATTCGGGCGTACCTATTCTGCAATCTCTGCAGGTAATGTGTGAGCAGACAGAAAATAACAAACTGCGGCGCAAGCTCTACGAAATCAAAAATGATATTGAGGGAGGTAACTCTCTTTATGATGCCATGAGCAAACACCGTGACGTTTTTGATGATTTGTACACAAACATGGTGGACGCTGGAGAGACTGGTGGTGTACTTGATGTTGTTCTCGACCGTCTGGCCAAGTATATTGAAAAGGCAGCCAAACTCAAAGCCAAGGTAAAAAGTGCCCTTATTTATCCGGGCGTAATTATTACCGTTGCCGTGGCGGTCATTGCCATTATCCTCATCTTTGTCATTCCGACCTTTGAGCAGATGTTTGCAGATTTTGGCGGTGCCCTGCCCGCTCCCACCCAGATTGTAATCAACCTGAGCCGATTTACCACTGAAAATTTTATGTATATCATCGCCAGCCTGATTTTGTTTTTTATCGCCTTTAAGTTATTCTATCGCTGGGAAAAAGGAAAAATTCTGGTGGACAACTGGGTTCTTTTTTTGCCAGTTTTTGGGCCCTTGCTGCGCAAAGTGGCAGTGGCCAGATTCAGCCGCACCCTGAGTACCATGATATCTTCAGGCGTTCCCATCCTGAGCGCTCTGGATATTGTATCGCGCACATCAGGCAATAAAACTGTGGAAATTGCAGTTCAGGAAGCTAAAAAGAGCATTGCTGAAGGCCAGACCCTGGCCGAACCACTCGGCGAGACTGCCATTTTTCCACCCATGGTCATACATATGATTTCCATTGGTGAAACCACAGGTGCCTTAGATACAATGCTTGGGAAAATTGCCGATTTTTATGATGACGAAGTGGATGTTGCTGTAGATACTTTGACCTCTTTGCTGGAACCTATTATGATCGTTTTTTTGGGAGTGGTTGTGGGTGGACTGGTCATCAGCATGTATCTGCCCATTTTCCAGATTGCGGATGTTGTAGCTTAG
- a CDS encoding aminotransferase class IV, with amino-acid sequence MTAIASTQEYMEKLISLPRPGEQNIFAFYDHRLGLICRDPRLMLIPLDDHLIHRGDGIFETVKFITRKIYQLDAHMERMKKNCRAIFIDPPVPFTRIKELVVELAAAADNDDGYLSLFIGRGPGGFSIDYRECPQASLYLVARKYNHLPPSFWEKGVTACKSDKPAKQSYMARMKSVNYLPNVLMKKEAIDKGYDFALCFDENGFLAEGSIENAVIVNQAGKLIVPDLSNALTGTTLMRALDLIKNEVSFIFRGIQEDEIYEAREVILLGTTLDAVSVVRYNGKPIHDVRPGPVSRRIRELLLEDIQKTGLKF; translated from the coding sequence GTGACTGCTATTGCCTCAACCCAGGAATACATGGAAAAGCTTATCAGCCTGCCAAGGCCCGGAGAGCAGAATATCTTCGCCTTTTATGATCATCGGCTGGGCTTGATCTGCCGAGATCCCAGACTTATGCTTATACCTTTAGATGATCATCTTATTCACCGCGGAGACGGCATATTTGAAACTGTTAAATTTATTACCAGAAAGATTTATCAGTTGGATGCCCATATGGAAAGAATGAAGAAGAACTGCCGCGCCATTTTCATTGATCCTCCAGTGCCGTTTACCAGAATAAAGGAACTTGTGGTGGAACTTGCCGCAGCAGCAGACAATGATGATGGGTATTTGAGTTTATTTATTGGTCGTGGACCTGGGGGATTTTCCATTGACTACAGAGAATGCCCTCAGGCCAGCCTTTATCTTGTGGCCCGAAAATACAACCACCTCCCCCCCAGCTTCTGGGAAAAGGGCGTTACCGCCTGCAAATCTGACAAACCGGCCAAGCAAAGTTACATGGCCCGGATGAAATCAGTTAATTATCTGCCTAATGTACTGATGAAAAAAGAAGCCATAGACAAAGGCTATGACTTTGCCCTTTGTTTTGATGAAAACGGATTTCTTGCTGAAGGCAGTATAGAAAATGCAGTCATTGTTAATCAGGCGGGTAAATTAATTGTGCCCGATCTGAGCAACGCCCTGACCGGCACTACCCTAATGCGAGCTCTTGACCTCATTAAAAACGAGGTTTCTTTTATTTTTCGGGGTATACAGGAAGATGAAATATACGAGGCCAGGGAGGTGATCCTGCTTGGAACCACCTTAGATGCTGTCAGTGTGGTCAGATATAATGGCAAACCCATCCATGATGTCCGTCCAGGACCAGTGAGCAGAAGGATCAGAGAGCTGCTGCTGGAAGATATTCAAAAGACAGGGTTGAAATTTTAA
- a CDS encoding aspartate-semialdehyde dehydrogenase → MTRQPVVAVVGATGAVGREMLKTLAHRNFPAQKIIPLASSRSAGSKVPFNDQELLVQELTEQSFDGIDLAIFSAGGATSEKFAPIAVRSGCVVVDNSNAWRMDDNVPLIVPEVNPDALNNHQGIIANPNCSTIQMVVVLKPLHDAGKIVRVIVSTYQAVSGSGQKAIEELESQVRALFGMQEVESKVYPHQIAFNCLPHIDMFLENDYTKEEMKMVNETKKIMGDDNVKVTATTVRVPVFYGHSESLNIETEKKITPQEARAILTQAPGIKVLDNPSEKIYPMPLFAAGEDETFVGRIREDETIANGLNMWVVADNIRKGAALNAVQISELLLQKNLLRVP, encoded by the coding sequence ATGACCAGACAACCAGTTGTTGCCGTAGTCGGTGCTACAGGTGCAGTAGGCCGTGAAATGCTTAAAACTTTAGCTCATCGCAATTTTCCTGCACAAAAAATTATCCCTTTGGCTTCTTCACGTTCAGCCGGGTCTAAAGTACCTTTCAATGACCAGGAACTTCTTGTTCAGGAACTGACAGAACAGTCTTTTGATGGCATTGATCTGGCCATCTTCTCTGCCGGTGGTGCCACATCTGAAAAATTTGCACCCATAGCAGTCAGATCCGGCTGTGTTGTGGTAGACAACTCCAACGCCTGGCGTATGGATGACAATGTTCCTCTAATAGTTCCTGAAGTTAATCCTGACGCTTTGAACAACCATCAGGGCATCATCGCCAATCCCAACTGTTCCACCATTCAGATGGTGGTTGTCCTTAAGCCTCTGCACGATGCAGGCAAAATCGTCAGGGTCATAGTTTCTACATATCAGGCTGTGTCCGGATCCGGGCAAAAAGCCATAGAAGAGCTGGAATCTCAGGTCAGGGCCTTGTTTGGCATGCAGGAAGTTGAGTCAAAGGTTTATCCACATCAGATAGCCTTTAATTGTCTCCCCCACATCGACATGTTTCTGGAAAATGACTATACAAAAGAAGAAATGAAAATGGTCAATGAGACCAAAAAAATCATGGGTGACGATAATGTTAAGGTCACTGCCACCACAGTACGCGTACCAGTATTTTATGGTCACAGTGAATCCCTGAATATAGAAACTGAAAAGAAGATCACCCCCCAGGAAGCCAGAGCCATTCTCACCCAGGCCCCGGGCATAAAAGTTCTGGATAATCCATCTGAAAAGATTTATCCCATGCCCCTGTTCGCAGCAGGAGAGGATGAAACCTTTGTAGGCAGAATCCGAGAAGATGAAACCATTGCCAATGGCCTGAACATGTGGGTGGTGGCTGATAACATCCGCAAGGGAGCAGCCTTGAATGCTGTGCAGATTTCTGAACTGCTTTTGCAGAAAAACTTATTGCGGGTCCCATAA
- the metF gene encoding methylenetetrahydrofolate reductase [NAD(P)H] yields MKIHQLIAQNKPFFSLEFFPPREKSAWPGFFEQVAELKQVDPLFVSVTYGAGGSTQDYTLEIVTRLKQDYGLEPMAHLTCVSASKQRISDFLDRLNQAGVQNVLALRGDPPQGQTKYVPDNEDFHFAYDLVKYIKKRYPGMGVGVAAYPEGHVEAPDLETDIYFLRLKLDTGSQFAITQLFFDNDLYFKFVEMAKVRGIEKPIIPGILPVTSLGVIKKSINLSGATLPEGFMESLEQAHEEGGPAQVRKVGTEHAIAQIRELLDRGAPGIHLYTLNKADTCLEIVKSLTQS; encoded by the coding sequence TTGAAAATTCATCAATTGATTGCCCAAAACAAACCTTTTTTTTCTTTAGAGTTTTTTCCTCCAAGAGAAAAATCTGCCTGGCCTGGTTTTTTTGAACAGGTAGCAGAACTCAAGCAGGTTGATCCTCTATTTGTTTCAGTCACCTATGGTGCTGGAGGAAGCACTCAGGACTATACTCTGGAGATAGTTACCAGGCTCAAACAGGACTATGGTCTTGAACCTATGGCGCACCTGACTTGTGTCAGCGCTTCTAAGCAAAGAATATCCGACTTTCTGGACCGGCTCAATCAGGCCGGTGTGCAGAATGTTCTTGCCCTGCGCGGTGACCCGCCACAAGGCCAGACTAAATATGTACCTGACAACGAAGACTTTCATTTTGCTTATGACCTCGTGAAATACATCAAAAAACGATATCCAGGCATGGGAGTTGGAGTTGCAGCCTATCCGGAGGGCCATGTGGAAGCGCCTGATTTGGAAACAGATATTTATTTTCTCAGGTTGAAGTTAGATACAGGCAGCCAGTTTGCCATTACCCAGCTCTTTTTTGATAATGATCTGTATTTCAAGTTTGTTGAAATGGCTAAGGTTAGAGGCATTGAAAAGCCCATTATTCCAGGAATTCTACCTGTTACAAGCCTTGGGGTCATTAAAAAAAGCATAAACTTAAGCGGAGCTACACTGCCTGAAGGATTCATGGAGTCTCTGGAACAGGCCCATGAAGAAGGCGGTCCAGCCCAGGTCAGGAAGGTTGGCACTGAGCATGCCATAGCCCAGATTCGTGAACTGCTGGATCGTGGAGCCCCGGGAATTCATCTTTACACCCTTAATAAGGCTGACACCTGTTTAGAGATTGTCAAAAGCCTGACTCAGTCATAA